The Moorena producens PAL-8-15-08-1 genomic interval TGTTAATTGAATTGTTCTGATTTAGCGATGTCTGGCTCAATTCCCCTCCTGGTCGGGGTTAGGGGTGGGTTTAGTGTCTTTAGGGAACAGACTGACTCTTAATCCAATCCTCAATCACCCTCAAAACCCCCTCCACCTCTTGACAAACATCCTCTTCCTGAAATCGCAAAAATCTCACTCCCAAAGACTCCAAACGCGCCTGTCTTTCTGCATCCCGTTCCTGTGCTTCCTCGCTATCATGGGAAGACCCATCAATCTCAATTGCCAGCATCAGTTTTTTGCAATAAAAGTCAACAATAAATTGATCAATGGCACGTTGGCGATCGAAGTCATAGCCACACATTTGCTTTCCTTTCAGGTGTTTCCAAAGGGTCATTTCACCTGGGGTCATGTTTTGGCGAAGTTGTTTGGCTCTTTCTTTTAATAGTGGGTTGTAGGGAATGATTTTGGTTTTCATGGGGGTGTAATGGTGATGGTTTTTCTGTTGGCTTTAGCAAGAGTATAACCCACCCCAAGCCTACCCACCCCAAGCCTACCCACCCCAAGCCTACCCACCCCAAGCCTACCCACCCCAAGCCTACCCACCCCTAACCCCTCCCAGGAGGGGAACAAGAGAATTCACAATAATCGCTGGTATTTTTTTAATAGA includes:
- a CDS encoding endonuclease domain-containing protein — encoded protein: MKTKIIPYNPLLKERAKQLRQNMTPGEMTLWKHLKGKQMCGYDFDRQRAIDQFIVDFYCKKLMLAIEIDGSSHDSEEAQERDAERQARLESLGVRFLRFQEEDVCQEVEGVLRVIEDWIKSQSVP